The following are encoded together in the Lathyrus oleraceus cultivar Zhongwan6 chromosome 3, CAAS_Psat_ZW6_1.0, whole genome shotgun sequence genome:
- the LOC127126211 gene encoding thioredoxin-like 3-1, chloroplastic → MSIIASYSHFVYQKLHHRDEHYISSFVSAKDSPFWRKSCFGNILIENRNREERKIRRRNFRVESMWPDLSRPSTVEMEVLNDSEQLDQILVHAQQNSEPVIIDWMAAWCRKCIYLKPKLEKLAAEFDTKTKFYYVDVNKVPQSLVKRGNISKMPTIQLWKDGEMKAEVIGGHKAWLVIEEVREMIQKYI, encoded by the exons ATGTCTATAATAGCGTCATATTCACATTTTGTATACCAAAAACTTCACCACAGAGATGAACACTATATTTCCTCTTTTGTAAGTGCCAAAGATTCTCCGTTTTGGCGTAAGAGTTGTTTTGGGAACATATTGATTGAAAACAGAAACAGAGAAGAGAGGAAGATTAGAAGAAGAAATTTTCGTGTGGAATCTATGTGGCCAGATTTGTCAAGACCAAGTACGGTTGAAATGGAAGTTCTTAATGATTCTGAACAGCTTGATCAAATTCTAGTTCATGCTCAACAAAACTCTGAGCCTGTTATTATTGATTG GATGGCTGCTTGGTGCAGAAAGTGCATATATTTGAAGCCAAAGTTGGAAAAATTAGCAGCTGAATTTGACACCAA AACTAAATTTTACTATGTGGATGTTAATAAAGTACCTCAGTCTCTAGTCAAGCGTGGCAACATTTCT AAAATGCCAACAATTCAG CTTTGGAAAGATGGAGAAATGAAAGCAGAAGTGATTGGAGGTCATAAGGCATGGCTAGTTATTGAAGAAGTCAGAGAAATGATTCAAAAGTATATATAA